A genomic stretch from Oncorhynchus tshawytscha isolate Ot180627B linkage group LG07, Otsh_v2.0, whole genome shotgun sequence includes:
- the LOC112254214 gene encoding rho-related GTP-binding protein RhoA-D, with translation MAAIRKKLVIVGDGACGKTCLLIVFSKDQFPEVYVPTVFENYIADIEVDGKQVELALWDTAGQEDYDRLRPLSYPDTDVILMCFSIDSPDSLENIPEKWTPEVKHFCPNVPIILVGNKKDLRNDEHTRRELAKMKQEPVKPEEGRDMANRISAFGYLECSAKTKDGVREVFEMATRAALQVRKRKKRGACLLL, from the exons ATGGCAGCCATTAGGAAGAAGCTGGTGATCGTGGGGGATGGAGCCTGTGGAAAGACTTGTCTTCTCATCGTCTTCAGTAAAGACCAGTTCCCCGAGGTCTACGTGCCCACAGTGTTCGAGAACTACATCGCTGACATCGAGGTTGATGGCAAACAG GTGGAGCTGGCGCTGTGGGATACAGCCGGCCAGGAGGACTACGACAGGTTGAGGCCTCTCTCCTACCCCGACACAGATGTCATCCTCATGTGCTTCTCTATCGACAGCCCTGACAGTTTAG AAAACATCCCGGAGAAGTGGACCCCTGAGGTGAAGCACTTCTGCCCCAACGTTCCAATCATCCTGGTGGGCAACAAGAAGGACCTGAGGAACGACGAACACACACGGAGGGagctggccaagatgaagcag GAGCCAGTGAAGCCAGAGGAGGGCCGGGACATGGCTAACCGTATCAGTGCCTTTGGCTACCTGGAGTGTTCAGCCAAGACCAAGGATGGCGTGAGGGAGGTTTTTGAGATGGCCACCAGGGCGGCGCTGCAGGTGCGCAAGCGCAAGAAGAGGGGTGCCTGCCTGCtgttgtga